Genomic window (Oryza sativa Japonica Group chromosome 3, ASM3414082v1):
AAGAATGGACTTGACCTTGATCGACCTGAACAAAATTCTAACAAAAAGGAGGGATTGACCTGAACaaatttttttctatgtttgATTGGGGCGCCACGTGATCTTAAAGAATTTTGACGGGCACATGACCATGAACAACCCACACCAACACATAACGCAAAATGTAGGTCGTTCGTTTGCATAATAAACGTGAAAAATTTGAGGTCAAGAATTAAACTGGGCCTATGAGCTATAGATGTACTACAAAATGGAGTATCTTCTTTGCATTCTTGTGAAGCTTCATTCAAACAAACAGAGTTACTTGTCCAAAAGCTAGGCAAGACAAATGTAAATCAAACGAACtaaacaatactccctccgtcctattttaaAAGCAACCATTAGTTtctatactaaaattttgatcgtctgtcttatttaaattttttataattagtatttttataattatgagatgataaaacataaatagtgctttatacgtgacttatgttttaacttttttaaaaaaaattaaataagacggatggtctaAATTGGGCACGAAAAATCATGTATGCAAAaaatgagacagagggagtacccaATAGTACAGCAAAGGTAAGTCGCCGGTCGCATAAGTTCAGAAAATAAATGAAAAGGGCCGAACACATTAAGAAATTAAGGTGACTGCTCCCCATAGATAGGGACAAGCTAAAGTGTACAAAAACTGCTCATTCGATATGTACGTACAGACGACAGCCAGATTTCATGAATGTACATTGCAAATATCGCAAGTCATAAGCAAACAAGAAAAAATGTAGACCACCATAAATGTGCACTGAGTGTGTTCAATAAAATGCTTCCTGTCTtctgaaatttattttacaCGCACAATATATCGCTATGAGCATCTCTAACAGACCGGGCTGACATATcttaagattgacgaagtcaacACCAACGTCTCGTTGTTGATGGGTACATTGCCTAACACTAAGATAATTGCAAATGCAAGTATCTGTATTAAGTCTATGGCTTAAATTCGGGTGTTTTAGTTCCACCGTAAGAAAGCTAGCCGATTGAGTTAAGTTCACTTCGTAAATTCATCTTTGTATACGTGatgattttttatttgtattttaGAAATTGACGTAATGATCGTCTAGATCTGTGCATGGAGTGTGCAAGACGGCAAAtgcatcttaaaaaaaatacatactcCTCTAGCTTCGTcttaaaatatgatataacaacaaaaaaaattagatgGGATATTATCTAATACTACGTATTCATATCAGGAAGGAGTTACCTAAATACCTAATGCAACATGCTGTATTTGAACAAGAGAATTCGCCCAGTGGAAATCAAAGCAATTATTAACTAATTATTGTGAAATTCAAGTGTTTTAAATTGTGCCCAATGTTCAATTTTGTTAAAGATGTTAGTGATATGctctagaggcaatcatagaaatgattgtatcacatactatgtttacatatttatccgacattgttccttgaaatagataactctttattagttaatgaatatgtgattctttcataagactctttatgttgtttgttactatttctaaaggatccctgatcaaatatcatatatggaacaaatatgtttatatgatcagcacatgtattaattgataatcatgtctcatggatcatggtatagagataccaaattaataatgtggacacatgttggtgaatatgttgttggatagacccaacatgagacactgcaagagccatatgtgttgtgtcatcagtgatctcattgagtgttggtgttgaatccttagatctgagattatcatggttctcaacatgtgtagtagcttacttagggactgctaaacactactccgtaattgggtagttataaaagtagttttcgggtatgctatgaaacatgtagtgggatataaATAATCAAGATAGGATTTGCCCCTCCAAttgagagatatctctgggcccctcgatgttgtagattatggaagtgcatggccatgccaaaggtgattgaggagtcaatcacaagttatataatctatcaacaggttcgagtgaatgattgagctattagaggatggcacatatctagccttaagcttaatcgatatcgtgaggcaaaggggttcatacaagtatacactagaggttcagccgatatgatctttatgtatgcccggtgggtcaatacgttctgctagggggccgctgttgacgcgtggaccgaaaatgAGTTTTCAGGTTAtagccgagtatatatgaacctacagggtcgcacgtttaatgggccggaataaggggattggatagagatccaatatgagcttaattcggatagagaccgaataggagtcctacgggccttggaggcccgagtgatggatcctatatattcatgaggggtgtgaccggcggaggcatagcatcacgtgagaaaccctagccatcACTTCCCTCCCCAAGCAAAACCCTaaccgcgcgcgggtgctagcacatctgcgcgtggcgttccgtccctgtacgtgtggataccggtagaggcgccgctgatTTGCGGTGTTGATCGGCGTgagagtacggcgaggagaacacacgaggaggagaaggtcgagccggtgcgatcgactacttcctctatatcgacgcgcgctacttcgcgagagttccttcgacttctcagcgtcttcttccgctgcacagcgcgtcgagtggtaacgatctataatctaatacttgcatggttcctcgtttacgcgatagaaaattttgttttatgctatcgtagtctacgcgtatcccaacaaaAGATTCTAGACGAAAAAAAGCATAGATTGGGTATAATTATTATGTTAAAGTTTCTTCCTATGTACTATAATTTGGAACTGGGTGAGTATATGCTGAGAGGCAAACTGTACATGATTGGTCTCCTTTGGAGTAAAGAAAAAGTATAGCAAATTTGGAGGATCGAATTCCTTGGAAATAATTATCATATGGTTCTTTGGATCAAGGAATGGCTCTTTCAAATTTCTTTGAAAATTCTATGAAATGGATCATTTCATAGAAATGTTGGAGGATGGTTTCTCTTGTTTGAGTCGTAGAATTCCTACATTCTTTCATACGGTGTTACCAAACAACATGTTTTGCAGACTGCAcatatccggttggatatatAGACcgagtaaaaaaaataccattcttttaaaaaattaacttgTTTTGCTAATTCCTGTGGATTTCTATGTAGGGTTTATCAATACTCGGCATATGATtcataccctttttttttctatttctatatttttaaaatcttaCGTATAATCCTACGTTCTAAAGAAGTCCTTAGTTACTAACCATGTATACTACTCTATCTGTTTCatgttataaaacgttttgactttggttaaaattaaattgttttaactttgatcaagtttataaagaaaagtagtaacatttttaatccaagacaaatttattatgaaaatatatttaattattgatttgatgaaactaatttaatattataaatattatatatttatttataaatttactcaaacttaaaacagtttgactttgacaatAACCAAAACGTCTTATTAGGACATGAAGCGGGGGAGTAGGCAATAGCTGATAATTCCAATTTGATGGGTGGGGTACACAGCCACATCTTACCAAAGCTCAGTTCTCGCGCCAGCACTATGATCTGAACCGCACATCTCATGATCGGTGGTCTAGCCCTCTGTGCACACCACTCTCACATGCGAAATAGTCCCCTTctattttcccctttttcttatCTTATTATTACAAAATCCCTTTTAAGAGGGCGTCCCAGCCGCACCGCAGTCCGCACGTCCGCAGCACGCCACGGTAGCGCGACACCCGGCCTTCCGCCCGAACgccaaaaataacaaacaaaccACGACCCGATCGCGAATCGCAGGGAGAGGAGacagggagagaagagagagagagagagagagagagcggaggAGAGAGGCGGCTCGCCGGCTCGAGCTCGACTGCTCCCCACTCGcggccgggagggagggagggggagagaaaggagagaggTGATTCGATGGAGGCGAAGGGGGAGAATGACGCGCGGGCGCCGCTcctggcggagcggcggcgcaacTCGGTCGGGTCGATGCGCGGGGAGTTCGTGTCGCGGCTGCCCAAGAAGGTGctcgacgccgtcgaccccgaGAGGCCGTCCCACGTCGACTTCTCCCGCTCCAAGGGCCTCCGCGAAGGTACCACGCTGGACAGCCCTCCCCGCATTACTTCTTTGTAAAGCGCGTTCTGATCTTTCCCCCGTTTTCGATCTGTCCTTTGTCCTTTTAGGTTTGGCTGTGGCAACGTTGCATGAAAGTTGTGATTCTTTTTAGGCTCTCCTTTTTGTTAGTCATCACTTGGGTGTTGGTGAGTTTGTCTTTGGGGTTTGGCTGTAGTAGCTTTTCAGAATTACGGTGGATAATGCCGTTCTTGCTGGTGATCGCGCGGTCGATGTTGTTGTATGGATGGAAATCGCCTTCTATTCTTGATTCACCATCCACTTGCGCGTGCTTGGTAGTTGTGTGTCGTCCTTTGGTATACCGTTTGACGGTGACGGATCAAGTTCGTGGGTTTACTATCTTTTGGTTCGCATTTTTACGGTCTTTTCATATGGTTTTAGCGATTGTAACATATTGAATGACTCCTAATAGAATGACACGCAGATCTCCTTCTGGTTCTAAAGAATAACAGGTGGCGATTTATCCCGACTATAATGTTTTCATGCATGCTCCTAGGCAAAGGTCATTCGTTATATGTTCTTTAAAAAATGCTAAGCAGCTATCAATTGTGTACGAAAAATCTTTCAGGACAATGTTATTTCTTTCTTGCTCTGATGCTCTCTCTAACGGacatgctcttttttttttagccaAAGGGGGAAGAAGAGTACATAGTTCAAGAGATACAACCAATATAAAGAAAAGGCGGTAGCTTGGGTAGGGGGAGGGCTATCTCGCAGCCCATCtagagttcttttttttaaaaaaaaaatctaaattgcTAGAAAGGAAACTGTTGTCGAAGTTAAAGGAATTACACATCAAGGAGAACATCTCCGTTTGATCTTTCTGTCTCCTCTGCATTTCTTCTTTGTCCAGGAGAACCAGGACTTCCACTGTTCCACAGTCTATTTCCTCCACCAGAACAGTACTTTTTCTCCGGTCCTGGTCAACGTAATACAAAACATGGGTATACCGGCCTTTGTTTACCTGAAATTTTAGCTGTGCCTTTTTTAATTCTGCCTGCCTGCCGTTCAATTCATTTTAGCACTATATACTTCCCTTTCCAACTTTGGTCTTTATGTCTTTTGAAATTGTAGCTTAGATACTAAAACACGTCAAGACTAAATTACAGTTTGTCAAACCGAGGTGATATGTAGATTATACAAAAACCAGCCGGCGTTGGCTGTTAATACCAATATATTTGTAAGGATGTTCTGCATCTACCAGTGGAAATTTTTGACTTCTCTACCAATAGCATGTACTAAAAATTTGGTTACGAGATTTCATTGGTTGTACATTTAATTATTGTATTGCCATTTTGTTCCCTGTCTCTTTCTTTAAAATAAGTGAGGTGGGTGGgatgtattttatttatttttaatccacGATTTGATGTAACCCTGCCTAGCTGTATCAGGATTGTGAGACTGTCAATTGTCGCTAAGTGGAAAAACATACACCTTTACTTTTCATAAACGACTACAAACTGTGTTAAAAATGGTGGGATGAAAACACTTAATGCAAATATTACGAAATAAGTAATACTCTTTGTATCAGGGAGAGAAATATAGAAGTATAATGTGGTGTTTACTCTTTAGTATTTCTTATGCAGTAAGTTCTCAGTTGTATGAATCACCACATATCTTTCTTGTACTGACATTAAGTATAGAGATAAGATTTGCAAATCCTGGACTATAATAAACTAGTTTTTATTGTTCCTATATTCACATCATTTTTTAGAGTTTGTTCTTATTAATAATTTTTTCACTACAAACTCTTAATATAACTGTTAAGATAAGGTGTGCCCAATGTGTTATACGGCTTATTCCTAATATTTCATAACCCTGGACAAACTCCCCATGATCCATATGAAGGGTAACACCAATTAAATTCTCTCTTTTTATATGCTCAAAAGACACTGCTTTCCTTCATGTGATATGGTTACCTTTTGGGCTAATATAGGAGAGAAAGAATACTATGAGAAACAATTTGCCACCTTGAGATCCTTTGAGGAAGTTGATTCAATAGAAGAATCCAATGTAATGAGTGAAGAAGATGATATTGCGGAGCAAAAGCAGAGTGAGTTTGCCATGAAGATATCAAACTATGCAAACATGATTCTTTTGGCGTTGAAGGTTGTACTTTCCCGATTCATTTTAATCCCTTTTTTAACATTCATCTAGGCTGACTTTATTATACTTCCACACCATCATTAGATATATGCTACAATTAAAAGTGGATCAATTGCTATAGCTGCCTCGACATTGGACTCGCTGCTTGATCTCATGGCTGGTGGTATCCTTTGGTTCACACATCTCTCGATGAAGAGCATCAACGTCTACAAGTATCCTATTGGTAAACTGAGGGTGCAGCCTGTTGGAATCATCATCTTTGCTGCTGTAATGGCTACATTAGGTATGCTTGCAACTTTGCCAGGACAAGAATGGACAATCAATTCATGTCTTTACTTGCTTTCTTTGTATATGCAACAGTATTGTTGTCTTCAAACTACAAAATTTATTACTCAACTTAGTATGGTCTTTGTGCCAAAATTATGCATTAACACAGCAATGTGCTTTTTATTTGCATTTCCAGGATTCCAAGTATTTGTTCAAGCTGTGGAAAAGCTGATAGTGAACGAGACTCCAGATAAATTGACTCCAGTGCAGCTCACATGGCTATATTCTATCATGATTTTTGCAACAGTAGTTAAGCTAGCCCTCTGGCTCTACTGCAGAACATCTGGTAACAAGATAGTCCGTGCCTATGCTAAGGTTTAGATCTTTCTCCATGTTTTAATTTCAATAGATGCTTTGAAAGGCAAATGAGTGCAGTTTCCCAAAGTTTGTTGGGTTGGTATTCACAGGATCATTATTTTGACGTCGTCACGAATGTTGTGGGTTTGGCTGCTGCTGTCCTTGGTGATATGTTCTACTGGTGGATTGACCCAGTTGGTGCAATTGCCCTTGCAGTGTACACAATTACAAACTGGTCTGGAACGGTGTGGGAAAATGCAGGTTTGCAGTACTCCAGCATCTGTTGCATTCGTTTATAATTGGCCTACCCCCCTCCCACATCCATTATCTGTTGTCGTAGTAAAAAGTTTCATACCAGAACTCTTGTTAGGATCAATTGCTTTGATAGGCCTAATGGACATGGAAATCTGATGAACTAAACCCATGCAAGAAGCAGGATTGTAGGGAACATGTTtttccgaaaaaaaatatataaattgactCACCATATAAGTGTAATTCCTGCACAATTCCTTATGTGTTCTGAAAGTTACTTACTAGATTAACTGGCAGATAGTCGTATACTGAATTAATGATGCTTATTGCTATCCTTGATGCAGTGTCACTAGTGGGTGAATCAGCTCCGCCAGAAATGCTGCAGAAGTTGACATATTTGGCCATCAGACATCATCCTCAAATCAAGCGTGTCGATACAGTTCGAGCATACACCTTTGGGGTTCTTTACTTTGTTGAGGTTGGTACCTCAGTTTTTCTGTTGCCTTgctgtttttttccct
Coding sequences:
- the LOC4332125 gene encoding metal tolerance protein 4, translating into MEAKGENDARAPLLAERRRNSVGSMRGEFVSRLPKKVLDAVDPERPSHVDFSRSKGLREGEKEYYEKQFATLRSFEEVDSIEESNVMSEEDDIAEQKQSEFAMKISNYANMILLALKIYATIKSGSIAIAASTLDSLLDLMAGGILWFTHLSMKSINVYKYPIGKLRVQPVGIIIFAAVMATLGFQVFVQAVEKLIVNETPDKLTPVQLTWLYSIMIFATVVKLALWLYCRTSGNKIVRAYAKDHYFDVVTNVVGLAAAVLGDMFYWWIDPVGAIALAVYTITNWSGTVWENAVSLVGESAPPEMLQKLTYLAIRHHPQIKRVDTVRAYTFGVLYFVEVDIELPEELPLKEAHAIGESLQIKIEELPEVERAFVHLDFECDHKPEHNILSKLPSSQP
- the LOC4332125 gene encoding metal tolerance protein 4 isoform X1, coding for MLKRHCFPSCDMVTFWANIGEKEYYEKQFATLRSFEEVDSIEESNVMSEEDDIAEQKQSEFAMKISNYANMILLALKIYATIKSGSIAIAASTLDSLLDLMAGGILWFTHLSMKSINVYKYPIGKLRVQPVGIIIFAAVMATLGFQVFVQAVEKLIVNETPDKLTPVQLTWLYSIMIFATVVKLALWLYCRTSGNKIVRAYAKDHYFDVVTNVVGLAAAVLGDMFYWWIDPVGAIALAVYTITNWSGTVWENAVSLVGESAPPEMLQKLTYLAIRHHPQIKRVDTVRAYTFGVLYFVEVDIELPEELPLKEAHAIGESLQIKIEELPEVERAFVHLDFECDHKPEHNILSKLPSSQP